A part of Streptomyces sp. NBC_01235 genomic DNA contains:
- a CDS encoding CASTOR/POLLUX-related putative ion channel: MRYRFDSTLARSTGRLVGWMALTCLGIVVPASALLVWTDPSSPPSFAGRLAAVWRVSAETLRLGAVTGAPLRMLLSVLLGLVALLYVSTLIGLITTGLTDRVTELRRGRSTVVETGHSVVLGWSEQVFTVVGELVAARVNQRWGAVVVLADRDKTDMEEALAAVLGPTGTTRLICRSGSTADPEALGMVSPGTAHAVLVLPDGERAGDAEAVRTLLALRATLGEKAGPPVVACVRDERYRTAARLAAGPSGIVLESDRTAAGLIVHSALHPGLTPVLRELLDFDGEEFHVTAGPGLAGRRFGDVLLDCATAAVVGLVRADGTPLLNPPPDTVLAPADRLVVVAPNDDDARWEDCRDLVEPSVMAGHEAGAEGPSRFLLLGWNRRGPHLVETLRRGARPGSVLHVVTDPAERAGPPVPLPEPRRDPALASGLTVTLGTADPTGPSSLRGLDPNSYDRVIVLGPDTEEGVDRPDDRTLVVLLILRSLAQEAGCAVPVIAELADERNRALAPLGPGSEAVVGAQLTGLLMAQVAQNRHLATVFEELFTAEGSTLRLRPAPHYVLPDRPASFATVVAAARERGECAIGYRRHDRAGTPPDHGVRLNPPKSDVRVWDHADDVVVIVTEGRGGGGAGGPGADRVARADVP, encoded by the coding sequence ACGGACCCCTCCTCGCCCCCTTCGTTTGCGGGCCGGCTGGCAGCGGTGTGGCGGGTCAGCGCGGAGACCCTGCGGCTGGGCGCGGTGACGGGTGCCCCGCTGCGGATGCTGTTGTCGGTGCTGTTGGGCCTGGTGGCGCTGCTGTACGTGTCGACGCTGATCGGTCTGATCACCACCGGCCTCACCGACCGGGTCACCGAGCTGCGCAGAGGGCGCTCCACCGTGGTGGAGACGGGTCACTCGGTCGTGCTCGGCTGGTCGGAGCAGGTGTTCACGGTGGTCGGCGAACTGGTCGCGGCGCGCGTCAACCAGCGGTGGGGCGCGGTCGTGGTGCTCGCCGACCGGGACAAGACGGACATGGAGGAGGCGCTGGCGGCCGTCCTGGGGCCCACCGGCACCACCCGGCTGATCTGCCGCAGCGGCTCCACCGCCGACCCCGAGGCCCTCGGGATGGTCAGTCCGGGGACGGCGCACGCGGTGCTGGTGCTGCCCGACGGGGAGCGCGCCGGGGATGCCGAGGCCGTACGGACGCTGCTGGCCCTGCGCGCGACCCTCGGCGAGAAGGCGGGACCGCCCGTGGTCGCCTGTGTACGGGACGAGCGGTACCGGACCGCGGCCCGGTTGGCCGCGGGTCCGTCGGGCATCGTCCTGGAGTCGGACCGGACGGCGGCCGGGCTGATCGTGCACTCGGCGCTGCACCCCGGCCTGACGCCCGTGCTGCGCGAGCTGCTCGACTTCGATGGCGAGGAGTTCCACGTCACCGCCGGTCCCGGGCTCGCGGGGCGCCGCTTCGGTGACGTGCTGCTCGACTGTGCCACGGCCGCCGTGGTCGGGCTGGTACGCGCCGACGGCACTCCCCTGCTCAATCCGCCGCCGGACACGGTCCTCGCTCCGGCGGACCGCCTCGTCGTCGTGGCGCCGAACGACGACGACGCGCGGTGGGAAGACTGCCGGGATCTCGTGGAGCCGTCGGTGATGGCCGGCCACGAAGCCGGGGCCGAGGGGCCGTCGCGCTTCCTGCTGCTGGGCTGGAACCGTCGGGGGCCGCACCTGGTCGAGACGTTGCGCCGCGGCGCGCGACCGGGATCGGTCCTCCACGTCGTCACCGATCCGGCCGAGCGGGCAGGGCCGCCGGTGCCGCTGCCGGAACCGCGCAGGGATCCGGCGCTCGCCTCTGGGCTCACCGTGACGCTGGGGACCGCCGATCCGACCGGCCCGTCGTCCCTGCGCGGGCTCGACCCGAACTCCTACGACCGGGTGATCGTGCTGGGGCCGGACACCGAGGAGGGCGTGGACCGCCCGGACGACCGCACCCTGGTCGTCCTGCTGATCCTGCGGTCGCTGGCGCAGGAGGCGGGGTGCGCGGTGCCCGTGATCGCGGAACTGGCCGACGAACGCAACCGGGCGCTGGCCCCGCTCGGACCGGGCTCCGAGGCGGTCGTCGGCGCGCAGCTGACCGGTCTGCTCATGGCGCAGGTCGCCCAGAACAGACACCTGGCCACCGTGTTCGAGGAGCTGTTCACCGCCGAAGGCAGCACACTGCGACTGCGCCCCGCACCTCACTACGTACTGCCGGACCGCCCGGCGTCCTTCGCCACGGTCGTGGCGGCGGCGCGGGAGCGGGGCGAGTGCGCGATCGGCTACCGCCGTCACGACCGCGCCGGAACGCCTCCCGACCACGGGGTCCGGCTCAATCCCCCCAAGTCCGACGTCCGGGTCTGGGACCATGCGGACGACGTCGTCGTGATCGTCACGGAGGGCCGGGGCGGGGGCGGCGCCGGTGGGCCCGGAGCGGACCGCGTGGCGCGGGCGGACGTTCCGTAG
- a CDS encoding precorrin-3B C(17)-methyltransferase gives MTRIRCRHGAPVLLALLVLTAGCADPSSDPRAAGASTAPPSPSPSGPAKGFCPPPEDTRASPSPCISYGWDQRVAENHAYRQPLSITSEQRQEGQPRATALAAALHKLAASGTTLDGLRTAAAGALGLEAKQIEVQGDFLDPLHDVLVGGGNGRVCVNGTIDSSGHATAEVVGRTVEGTCLPGLGGH, from the coding sequence ATGACACGGATACGGTGCCGGCACGGCGCCCCGGTTCTCCTGGCTCTGCTCGTCCTCACGGCCGGGTGCGCCGATCCTTCGAGCGACCCCCGGGCGGCAGGGGCGTCGACGGCCCCGCCCTCCCCCTCCCCCTCGGGCCCGGCGAAGGGCTTCTGTCCGCCCCCCGAGGACACGCGCGCGTCGCCGTCGCCGTGCATCAGTTACGGCTGGGACCAGCGGGTCGCCGAGAACCACGCCTACCGTCAGCCCCTGTCGATCACCTCCGAGCAACGGCAGGAGGGTCAGCCCCGGGCCACGGCGTTGGCCGCGGCCCTGCACAAGCTCGCGGCCTCGGGCACCACCCTGGACGGACTGCGCACAGCGGCCGCCGGCGCGCTCGGTCTGGAGGCGAAGCAGATCGAGGTGCAGGGCGATTTCCTGGACCCTCTGCACGACGTGCTCGTCGGGGGCGGCAACGGCCGGGTGTGTGTCAACGGCACGATCGACAGCAGCGGCCACGCGACCGCGGAGGTCGTGGGGCGAACGGTCGAGGGGACCTGTCTGCCCGGGCTGGGCGGGCACTGA